The genomic interval AGGCCTTCGCTCGGGAGGTCAGGGCGCTCTGCGACGAGTTCGGCCTGAGCGTGCCGGAGTGGAAGGCGACCTGGGACAATCTCCCCGAAGACGCGCAGATCCCGGGGTAGTAATGCTCGGACGGGGGCTTCGCCCCCCTTCCGATACCTCCCCCTAGATTGCGCGGGCGAAGCCCGCACGCGAAGCGCTTCGGCCTTCGCTCCACGCGAGCCTGCCCGCGTGGCCTTCGCGCCGGGGTTAGTTGACATAATCCGGCTTATCGGACATTGTCACCACGCCGCCTCCTCAAGCTCGGACGGACGCCGAAGCCACAGCCAGCCCGCGGCGGGAATGCGCTGGATTGCCGACTCCCCCGCGCTGACCGTCAGGACGATGGGGGCCTGGCCCGCCTCGGCATGCGCACGGAGGTCGGTCGGGATCAGGAGCTCAGCGATCGCCCCCACACTGACACGAATCCGTCCGGCTCCGGTCTCCACGTCGCGGCTTCCGGGATCCAGGGACACGGACCAGACCGCGTCGGGGCGCTCGGGGCACTCCACCGTCAGGCGGCCCTCTGCCAGGGGCCAGGAGCGCGGGTCCGGGTCGAGGCGGAGGCAGAGACCCTCGAGGCTGAAGCCGTAAAAGAGGCGCGTGATCGGTGCCACGGCCGCCTCCAGAGCCCCCTGCCGCGGGACGAACATGCCGGCATTCTGCCACTCGAAGAAGTTGGTGACCCGGCCGTCCAGGCAGGGATCGAGCGAGGCGACCGGCGGGAGGTGAAAGAGCTGCTCCCGGGACCCCGAAGCGATAGGCGTCAGAACATCCGGAGGGACATCAAGTCCGAGCTTTACGTAGACCGTGGCGACGTGACCGCGGAAGAGCACGTCGAAGACATCGTCCATGCCTGAGGTGTGGTCGGTGCCGTACCACCAGTTCCAGTCGCTGCCCTCCGCGGCGAAGAGCGCTTGCCACGCGGTCTCGAGCTGGTCCGGCTGGGCTGACGGGCTCGTGCAGGTCAAGGCGGCTCGAGCCCGGCTCACGAGCCGCCAGGCGGCGAGATCCTCAGCATGCCCTGCCCAGATTCTGAAGGTCCCGTCGATCCAGGAGCCCGGGTGGAGCCGGTGAAGGCGGAGGCCGGGCGGGCGTTGGGCACAGCGCTGGCGCGGGGTGACGAGCCGGAGGTTCGGATCGGTGGTCAGGGCTCGGTACAGGGCACGCAGGAACGGCACCCCCTGCTCCGGATATGACTCCCACGCGTTTTCTCCGTCGAGGGCGACCATCACCACCGCGTCCTCAGCCCTTGCGGGAAGGCCGTTCCGGATCGCGTGGAGCGCCCCGAGGAGATCGCCGACCGCTGCCTCGGTCGGCAGCCGCGAGTAGCGGAAGCCGATCCGGTCGGAGAGATCGTGCTGGCGGAAGAACACGGCGACCTGTGGCGCCCCTTCCCAGACGGCCGGGCAGAGCCATCCGGGAGCCGGCTGGCCCGAGCGCTCCAGCGATCGCCAGAGCAGGACCTCGTCGGTGGCGATCCAGCGGAGACCGCTCTCCTCCGTGAGGCGGAGGACCGCTTCGCTCACGCTGCCTTCGGAGGGCCAGAGCCCCTCGGGCGTCCGACCGAACCGGTCTGCATGGAACGCGATCGCGCGTACGATCTGCTCGCGGGCGTCCTCGGGGTGGGCAAACGCCTCCGCCGGCGGTGCCGTCGGATCGGCCTCGCGGGCCACCGCGAGGTCGCACAGCAGCGGGAGGATCGGGTGGTAGAACGGGCTCGTCGAGAGCTCGGCGCAGCCGCGGTCCTGGAGGTCACGGTAGCGGGCCGCAAGCCCTCCCAGTAGCTCGCGGTGCAGGGTCAGGAGCGCGAGCTTGTCGGCTTCGCTGAACCCCTCCCCTTTGGCTACGAGCGCCCGCGCCACCGGGTGTTGCGCCCGGATGAGTGGGCTCGTCCACGCGAGGTGGAACCAGACCTGGAGATCACGGAGCTGGGACTGAGGCCAGCGGGCTTCCGTGGCGTCGCGCAGAGCCGAGTCGCGGAGCTGCCAGAGCTGGCGATAGCGGGGATGGGGGAAGATCATCGTCTCCGGCCTCGCCAGGAAGAATGACCGGACGAGTCGGCGGCCCTCGTCCGGGGTCAGCTCCTCGGCGGGCTTGAGCGCCAGCTCGAGCCACGGGTCGCTGCCGGACCCGCTCGCGTAGTCCTCGATCTGAAGCAGCAGGCTCGGGACGAGGTTGAAGGTCACGGGAAGCTCCGGGAGCTCCGCCGCCACCATCGCCATCGTCGTGTAGGCGCCGACGCCGTGCAGCCGGGCCCACGGCAGGCGGTAGGCGCCGCTGACAAGGTCTTTGTAGAGGGGCTGGTGAAGATGCCAGAGGAGGATGACCGAGAGCGGGCCGGGCATCTACGGCCGCGCCGGACCCTCGAGGCTCGCGAGGCGGGCTCGGACGTCCTCCGCCCTGCGGCTCTGCGGAAGCTCCTTCAGCAGTCGCTGGTAGGCCTCGCGGGCCCGATCGCGCTGGCCGAGGAGCTGCTGGGCGCGCGCGACACCCAGGAGGAACTCCTCGTAGAGAAACTCCTGAGGGGTCAGTCCCTGGAGCCCCGCCTCGAACGCCGCCAGGGCCTTTGCGTGGTCGCCCTGAACTTCCCACGTGTAGCCGATCCCCAACCGGCAGAGCGTGGCG from Candidatus Rokuibacteriota bacterium carries:
- a CDS encoding glycoside hydrolase, which produces MPGPLSVILLWHLHQPLYKDLVSGAYRLPWARLHGVGAYTTMAMVAAELPELPVTFNLVPSLLLQIEDYASGSGSDPWLELALKPAEELTPDEGRRLVRSFFLARPETMIFPHPRYRQLWQLRDSALRDATEARWPQSQLRDLQVWFHLAWTSPLIRAQHPVARALVAKGEGFSEADKLALLTLHRELLGGLAARYRDLQDRGCAELSTSPFYHPILPLLCDLAVAREADPTAPPAEAFAHPEDAREQIVRAIAFHADRFGRTPEGLWPSEGSVSEAVLRLTEESGLRWIATDEVLLWRSLERSGQPAPGWLCPAVWEGAPQVAVFFRQHDLSDRIGFRYSRLPTEAAVGDLLGALHAIRNGLPARAEDAVVMVALDGENAWESYPEQGVPFLRALYRALTTDPNLRLVTPRQRCAQRPPGLRLHRLHPGSWIDGTFRIWAGHAEDLAAWRLVSRARAALTCTSPSAQPDQLETAWQALFAAEGSDWNWWYGTDHTSGMDDVFDVLFRGHVATVYVKLGLDVPPDVLTPIASGSREQLFHLPPVASLDPCLDGRVTNFFEWQNAGMFVPRQGALEAAVAPITRLFYGFSLEGLCLRLDPDPRSWPLAEGRLTVECPERPDAVWSVSLDPGSRDVETGAGRIRVSVGAIAELLIPTDLRAHAEAGQAPIVLTVSAGESAIQRIPAAGWLWLRRPSELEEAAW